Proteins encoded together in one Nocardioides marinisabuli window:
- a CDS encoding ROK family glucokinase: protein MSLTCGIDIGGTKIAGGVVDEQGTILEELRVVSPASSEEAIEDAVAGLVHELGSRHDVSAVGVGAAGYVDRSRSVVMFAPNIAWRDVAMRADLERRVDLPVVIENDANAAAWGEFRFGAGHDVEDLLLVTVGTGVGGGIVLDGALHRGAFGVGAEIGHMRVVPHGILCGCGNRGCFEQYASGSALVREARAAASGGSLLARGVLDLAGGDPEAITGPLITEAARAGDPFAIEQLAELGRWLGEGIASLTAVLDPAAVVIGGGVSEAGDLLLNPIRAAFAAQLTGRGHRPTLEIRKARLGNRAGLIGAADLARL from the coding sequence ATGAGCCTGACCTGCGGCATCGACATCGGTGGCACCAAGATCGCCGGCGGCGTCGTCGACGAGCAGGGCACCATCCTCGAGGAGCTGCGGGTGGTGTCGCCGGCCAGCTCGGAGGAGGCCATCGAGGACGCCGTCGCCGGACTGGTCCACGAGCTGGGCTCGCGCCACGACGTGAGCGCCGTCGGCGTCGGCGCCGCGGGGTACGTCGACCGCTCCCGCTCGGTGGTCATGTTCGCCCCCAACATCGCCTGGCGCGACGTCGCGATGCGCGCCGACCTCGAGCGTCGCGTCGACCTGCCGGTCGTGATCGAGAACGACGCCAACGCGGCCGCGTGGGGCGAGTTCCGCTTCGGGGCCGGCCACGACGTCGAGGACCTCCTGCTGGTCACCGTCGGCACCGGCGTCGGCGGCGGCATCGTCCTCGACGGCGCGCTGCACCGCGGCGCCTTCGGCGTCGGCGCCGAGATCGGCCACATGCGCGTGGTCCCGCACGGCATCCTCTGCGGTTGCGGCAACCGCGGCTGCTTCGAGCAGTACGCCTCCGGCTCGGCGCTGGTGCGCGAGGCCCGCGCCGCGGCGTCGGGCGGCTCGCTGCTGGCCCGCGGCGTCCTCGACCTGGCCGGCGGCGACCCCGAGGCCATCACCGGGCCCCTCATCACCGAGGCCGCTCGCGCCGGCGACCCCTTCGCGATCGAGCAGCTCGCCGAGCTCGGCCGCTGGCTGGGCGAGGGCATCGCCTCGCTCACCGCCGTGCTCGACCCGGCCGCCGTGGTCATCGGCGGCGGCGTCAGCGAGGCCGGCGACCTGCTGCTCAACCCGATCCGCGCCGCCTTCGCCGCCCAGCTCACCGGGCGCGGGCACCGCCCCACCCTCGAGATCCGCAAGGCCCGCCTGGGCAACCGCGCCGGGCTGATCGGCGCCGCCGACCTCGCCCGCCTCTGA
- a CDS encoding ArsA family ATPase, translated as MRILLFTGKGGVGKSTVAAGTAALAAAAGHRTLVLSTDAAHSLADAFGVTAGPEPTPVAPDLFVQQVDAQRKLQQSWTEVQHYLLSVLDVAGVDPVAAEELTVLPGAEEVLALLELRQQALSGRWDVVVVDCAPTAETLRLLALPEALGWYMQRVFPAERRIIKALKPVLTRSVGVPMPGDNVFDAIERLHAELDEVRTLLSGPEASVRVVLTPEKVVLAEARRSWTHLSLFGYRVDGVVANRVFPAAEGDDWRAGWVAAQAGVLEEVDQSFAGLPVWRSEYRPEEPVGVEALRRLAEQVYAGTDPLAVPTGQGPFSVERTVGGAVLRLALPLVSRAEVDLARNGDELVLTVGSYRRLLTLPAGLARLRVAGARVVAGGLQVRFVEPDQPGQPTQPAQPAAPTGDVRREAAR; from the coding sequence GTGCGCATCCTGCTGTTCACCGGCAAGGGCGGGGTCGGCAAGTCGACCGTCGCCGCGGGCACCGCGGCGCTCGCCGCGGCCGCGGGGCACCGCACCCTGGTGCTCTCCACCGACGCCGCGCACTCCCTGGCCGACGCCTTCGGCGTGACCGCGGGCCCCGAGCCCACGCCGGTCGCGCCCGACCTCTTCGTGCAGCAGGTCGACGCGCAGCGCAAGCTGCAGCAGTCCTGGACCGAGGTGCAGCACTACCTGCTCTCGGTGCTCGACGTCGCAGGCGTCGACCCCGTCGCCGCCGAGGAGCTCACGGTGCTGCCGGGCGCCGAGGAGGTCCTGGCCCTGCTCGAGCTGCGCCAGCAGGCGCTGTCGGGCCGCTGGGACGTCGTGGTCGTCGACTGCGCGCCCACCGCCGAGACGCTGCGGCTGCTGGCCCTGCCGGAGGCGCTGGGCTGGTACATGCAGCGCGTCTTCCCCGCCGAGCGGCGCATCATCAAGGCCCTCAAGCCGGTCCTCACCCGCAGCGTGGGGGTGCCGATGCCCGGCGACAACGTCTTCGACGCCATCGAGCGGCTGCACGCCGAGCTCGACGAGGTCCGCACCCTGCTCTCGGGGCCCGAGGCGAGCGTGCGCGTGGTGCTGACCCCCGAGAAGGTCGTGCTCGCCGAGGCCCGGCGCAGCTGGACCCACCTGTCCCTCTTCGGCTACCGCGTCGACGGCGTGGTCGCCAACCGGGTCTTCCCCGCCGCCGAGGGCGACGACTGGCGCGCGGGCTGGGTGGCCGCGCAGGCGGGCGTGCTCGAGGAGGTCGACCAGTCCTTCGCCGGGCTGCCGGTCTGGCGCTCGGAGTACCGGCCCGAGGAGCCCGTCGGCGTCGAGGCGCTGCGCCGCCTCGCCGAGCAGGTGTACGCCGGCACCGACCCGCTGGCCGTGCCCACGGGCCAGGGCCCCTTCAGCGTCGAGCGCACCGTCGGCGGCGCCGTGCTGCGCCTGGCCCTGCCGCTGGTCAGCCGCGCCGAGGTCGACCTGGCCCGCAACGGCGACGAGCTGGTGCTCACCGTGGGGTCCTACCGCCGGCTGCTGACCCTGCCCGCCGGCCTCGCGCGGCTGCGGGTCGCGGGCGCCCGGGTGGTGGCGGGCGGCCTCCAGGTGCGCTTCGTCGAGCCCGACCAGCCGGGCCAGCCCACCCAGCCGGCCCAGCCGGCCGCGCCCACGGGCGACGTACGACGGGAGGCGGCGCGGTGA
- a CDS encoding ROK family protein, with the protein MTLTPAGSGALRPVVIGVDVGGTKVMAAEVAIDGTVTRVARRATPGRRVDVALLEDALSEAVLEVADGRRVAGVGLAAAGFVDAAGERVAFAPHLPWRGHQVRARLTDRWGVPVFLDNDANCAARAESAHGSALGAADALVLTLGTGIGGALVVGGALHRGRNGMAGEFGHTRVVPDGRDCECGGHGCWEQYCSGNALVRAARAAMAADGPLASACAGDPAAVTGPMVTDAAHAGDPAALAAYAEIGEWLGIVPPTSSPASTPAWWWSAAGCRPRATCCSSPPAALGRSLVGAPHRVVPPLLRARYGPEAGVVGAADLVREGLGRHARPRA; encoded by the coding sequence GTGACGCTCACGCCGGCCGGGTCGGGTGCGCTGCGCCCCGTCGTCATCGGGGTCGACGTCGGGGGCACCAAGGTGATGGCCGCCGAGGTCGCCATCGACGGCACCGTCACCCGGGTGGCGCGCCGCGCCACCCCCGGACGACGCGTCGACGTCGCGCTGCTCGAGGACGCCCTGAGCGAGGCCGTGCTCGAGGTCGCCGACGGACGCCGGGTCGCCGGTGTCGGCCTGGCCGCGGCCGGGTTCGTCGACGCCGCGGGGGAGCGGGTCGCCTTCGCCCCGCACCTGCCCTGGCGCGGCCACCAGGTCCGGGCCCGGCTCACCGACCGGTGGGGCGTGCCGGTCTTCCTCGACAACGACGCCAACTGCGCCGCGCGGGCCGAGTCGGCGCACGGCTCGGCGCTGGGCGCGGCCGACGCGCTCGTGCTGACCCTCGGCACCGGCATCGGTGGTGCCCTCGTGGTCGGCGGCGCGCTGCACCGCGGCCGCAACGGGATGGCCGGCGAGTTCGGGCACACCAGGGTCGTGCCCGATGGGCGCGACTGCGAGTGTGGCGGGCACGGCTGCTGGGAGCAGTACTGCAGCGGCAACGCCCTGGTGCGCGCCGCCCGCGCCGCGATGGCAGCCGACGGCCCGTTGGCCTCGGCCTGCGCCGGCGACCCGGCCGCGGTCACCGGGCCGATGGTCACCGACGCCGCGCACGCGGGCGACCCGGCCGCGCTGGCGGCGTACGCCGAGATCGGGGAGTGGCTCGGCATCGTGCCGCCAACCTCGTCGCCTGCTTCGACCCCAGCGTGGTGGTGGTCGGCGGCGGGGTGTCGGCCGCGGGCGACCTGCTGCTCGAGCCCGCCCGCGGCCCTGGGCCGCTCGCTGGTGGGGGCGCCGCACCGCGTGGTCCCACCGCTGCTGCGGGCCCGCTACGGCCCCGAGGCCGGTGTGGTCGGCGCCGCCGACCTGGTGCGCGAGGGCCTGGGCCGCCACGCGCGACCGCGCGCCTGA
- a CDS encoding lysophospholipid acyltransferase family protein: MFYWFLKWVALGPLLRIVFRPQVEGCEHVPDEGPAILASNHLSYADWLFMPLTLSRRVTFVAKAEYFTGTGLKGWLQKTFFSGSGQVPIDRAGADAAAGALLSAKRVLGEGGLFGIYPEGTRSHDGRLYRGKTGVARLALETGVPVVPVAVVGTDVVAPPGKKFGTFTRPVVRFGKPLDFSRYEGLENDRYILRSITDEIMYEIMRLSGQEYVDMYATRAKEESKKADAAAAKATEQKKAS; the protein is encoded by the coding sequence GTGTTCTACTGGTTCCTGAAGTGGGTGGCTCTCGGCCCGCTCCTGCGCATCGTCTTCCGCCCCCAGGTCGAGGGCTGCGAGCACGTGCCCGACGAGGGCCCGGCGATCCTGGCCAGCAACCACCTCTCCTACGCCGACTGGCTGTTCATGCCGCTCACGCTCTCGCGTCGGGTGACCTTCGTGGCCAAGGCCGAGTACTTCACCGGCACCGGGCTCAAGGGCTGGCTGCAGAAGACCTTCTTCTCCGGCTCGGGCCAGGTGCCCATCGACCGGGCCGGCGCCGACGCCGCGGCCGGTGCGCTGCTGTCGGCCAAGCGGGTGCTGGGCGAGGGCGGCCTCTTCGGCATCTACCCCGAGGGCACCCGCTCCCACGACGGCAGGCTCTACCGCGGCAAGACCGGCGTCGCGCGGCTCGCGCTCGAGACCGGTGTGCCGGTCGTGCCGGTCGCCGTCGTCGGCACCGACGTGGTGGCCCCGCCGGGCAAGAAGTTCGGCACCTTCACCCGCCCCGTGGTCCGCTTCGGCAAGCCGCTGGACTTCTCGCGCTACGAGGGTCTCGAGAACGACCGCTACATCCTGCGCTCGATCACCGACGAGATCATGTACGAGATCATGCGCCTCTCCGGCCAGGAGTACGTCGACATGTACGCGACCCGGGCCAAGGAGGAGTCGAAGAAGGCGGACGCCGCCGCCGCCAAGGCAACCGAGCAGAAGAAGGCGTCCTGA
- a CDS encoding alpha/beta hydrolase, with protein sequence MTDASAPPVHPLASPFATDPRPDLTGGRRVGVLLSHGFTGQPASMRPWAEALAEKGYAVEVPRLPGHGTTWQDLNTYRWDDWYAELREAHRRLVERCDRVVLAGLSMGGALVLRLAADTASATEVAGVVVVNPAVSSKRLDVKLLPVLKHVVASFPGIADDIKKPGVSEHGYTRTPLKAVHSMMQAWPGLVADLPQVTAPLLYARSSVDHVVDESSEPLITSRVSSRDVSVLRLEESYHVATLDNDLPLLIEESAAFVARVTSD encoded by the coding sequence ATGACTGATGCGTCGGCACCGCCCGTGCACCCGCTGGCCTCCCCGTTCGCCACCGACCCGCGGCCCGACCTGACCGGCGGGCGCCGGGTCGGCGTGCTGCTCAGCCACGGCTTCACCGGCCAGCCGGCCTCGATGCGCCCGTGGGCCGAGGCCCTGGCCGAGAAGGGGTACGCCGTCGAGGTGCCGCGCCTGCCCGGGCACGGCACCACCTGGCAGGACCTCAACACCTACCGCTGGGACGACTGGTACGCCGAGCTGCGCGAGGCGCACCGCCGGCTCGTCGAGCGCTGCGACCGGGTCGTGCTGGCCGGGCTGTCGATGGGGGGCGCGCTGGTGCTGCGCCTGGCCGCCGACACCGCCTCGGCGACCGAGGTGGCCGGGGTGGTCGTGGTCAACCCCGCGGTCTCCAGCAAGCGCCTCGACGTCAAGCTGCTGCCGGTGCTCAAGCACGTGGTGGCCTCGTTCCCCGGCATCGCCGACGACATCAAGAAGCCCGGCGTCTCCGAGCACGGCTACACCCGCACCCCGCTCAAGGCGGTGCACTCGATGATGCAGGCGTGGCCCGGCCTGGTCGCCGACCTGCCCCAGGTCACCGCTCCCCTGCTCTACGCCCGCTCGAGCGTCGACCACGTGGTCGACGAGTCCTCCGAGCCCCTGATCACCTCGCGGGTCTCCTCGCGCGACGTGAGCGTGCTGCGGCTCGAGGAGAGCTACCACGTGGCGACCCTCGACAACGACCTGCCGCTGCTCATCGAGGAGTCGGCCGCCTTCGTCGCCCGGGTGACCTCGGACTGA
- a CDS encoding SRPBCC family protein: MAEQTTSSIVIDATAAQVMAVIADFPAYPAWAKGVQTAEVRSTIDSGPDAGRAREVFFSLDVSPIKDEYTLAYEWDGDRQVTWTLVEGKMLRALDGAYVLRERDGATEVTYRLALDVSIPLIGMLKRKGEKILIDTALKGLKKRVESLG, encoded by the coding sequence ATGGCCGAGCAGACCACCTCGTCGATCGTGATCGACGCCACGGCAGCGCAGGTCATGGCGGTGATCGCCGACTTCCCGGCGTACCCCGCCTGGGCCAAGGGTGTGCAGACCGCCGAGGTGCGCTCCACCATCGACTCCGGCCCCGACGCCGGCCGGGCCCGCGAGGTGTTCTTCTCCCTCGACGTCTCGCCCATCAAGGACGAGTACACGCTGGCCTACGAGTGGGACGGCGACCGCCAGGTCACCTGGACCCTCGTCGAGGGCAAGATGCTGCGCGCGCTCGACGGCGCCTACGTGCTGCGCGAGCGGGACGGCGCGACCGAGGTGACCTACCGGCTCGCGCTCGACGTCTCGATCCCGCTCATCGGCATGCTCAAGCGCAAGGGCGAGAAGATCCTCATCGACACGGCGCTGAAGGGCTTGAAGAAGCGCGTCGAGTCGCTCGGCTGA
- a CDS encoding AMP-dependent synthetase/ligase gives MREFSTPLTIEVPATGNLTDDVVTNAEQAPDAVVFSRPGPDGDWQDVTAAAFLAEVTGVAKGLVAAGVEAGDRVALISKTRYEWTLLDYAIWFAGAVTVPVYETSSQEQVGWILRDSGARAVVAEGPEHVARVAAVRGELSELNHLWSFADNAIDVLTRLGEDISDGELEKRRTGATPLDLATLIYTSGTTGRPKGCMLTHGNFMFELTVATDELDALFESEGAATLLFLPLAHVFARIIQIGAVKKRVRLGHSCDIKNLLADFQVFRPTFILAVPRVFEKVFNTASQKATAEGRGAIFDKAAETAIAWSRAQDKGRVPLRVRAAHAVFSRLVYAKLRDALGGQCAYAVSGGAPLGERLGHFYRGIGVHVLEGYGLTETTAALCVNTPEATRMGTVGRPMPGTAVRVADDGELLFRGGQVFAGYWDNEQATAEALESDGWFHSGDVGEVDDEGFVRITGRKKEILVTAGGKNVAPAVLEDRLRAHALVDQCVVVGDGQPYIAALVTLDREVLPGWAQSHGKPTDPAALVDDPDLRAEIEKAVDDANKAVSKAESIRRFVVLPDEWTEEGGQLTPSLKLKRSVVMREQRARVEELFAAPPA, from the coding sequence GTGCGTGAGTTCTCCACGCCCCTGACCATCGAGGTCCCCGCGACCGGCAACCTGACCGACGACGTCGTCACCAACGCCGAGCAGGCGCCCGACGCGGTCGTCTTCAGCCGGCCCGGCCCCGACGGGGACTGGCAGGACGTCACCGCCGCCGCGTTCCTGGCCGAGGTCACCGGCGTGGCCAAGGGCCTGGTCGCCGCGGGCGTCGAGGCCGGCGACCGCGTCGCCCTGATCTCCAAGACCCGCTACGAGTGGACGCTGCTCGACTACGCGATCTGGTTCGCCGGCGCCGTCACCGTGCCGGTCTACGAGACCTCCTCCCAGGAGCAGGTCGGGTGGATCCTGCGCGACTCCGGTGCCCGCGCCGTGGTCGCCGAGGGCCCCGAGCACGTCGCCCGGGTCGCCGCGGTGCGCGGCGAGCTGAGCGAGCTCAACCACCTGTGGTCCTTCGCCGACAACGCGATCGACGTGCTGACCCGCCTCGGCGAGGACATCTCCGACGGCGAGCTGGAGAAGCGTCGTACCGGCGCCACGCCGCTCGACCTGGCGACGCTGATCTACACCTCCGGCACCACCGGTCGTCCCAAGGGCTGCATGCTCACCCACGGCAACTTCATGTTCGAGCTGACCGTGGCCACCGACGAGCTCGACGCGCTCTTCGAGTCCGAGGGCGCGGCCACCCTGCTGTTCCTGCCGCTGGCCCACGTCTTCGCGCGCATCATCCAGATCGGCGCGGTCAAGAAGCGCGTGCGGCTGGGCCACAGCTGCGACATCAAGAACCTGCTGGCCGACTTCCAGGTCTTCCGCCCGACCTTCATCCTCGCGGTGCCCCGGGTCTTCGAGAAGGTCTTCAACACCGCCTCGCAGAAGGCCACCGCCGAGGGTCGCGGCGCGATCTTCGACAAGGCCGCCGAGACCGCGATCGCCTGGTCGCGCGCCCAGGACAAGGGACGGGTGCCGCTGCGGGTGCGCGCGGCCCACGCGGTGTTCTCGCGGCTGGTCTACGCCAAGCTGCGCGACGCCCTCGGCGGCCAGTGCGCGTACGCCGTCTCCGGTGGCGCGCCGCTCGGTGAGCGGCTGGGCCACTTCTACCGCGGCATCGGCGTCCACGTGCTCGAGGGCTACGGCCTGACCGAGACCACCGCGGCGCTGTGCGTGAACACCCCGGAGGCCACCCGCATGGGCACGGTGGGCCGCCCGATGCCCGGCACCGCGGTGCGCGTGGCCGACGACGGCGAGCTGCTCTTCCGCGGCGGCCAGGTCTTCGCCGGCTACTGGGACAACGAGCAGGCCACCGCCGAGGCGCTGGAGTCGGACGGCTGGTTCCACAGCGGCGACGTCGGCGAGGTCGACGACGAGGGCTTCGTGCGCATCACCGGGCGCAAGAAGGAGATCCTGGTGACCGCCGGCGGCAAGAACGTCGCCCCCGCGGTCCTCGAGGACCGCCTGCGTGCGCACGCCCTGGTCGACCAGTGCGTGGTCGTCGGCGACGGCCAGCCCTACATCGCGGCGCTGGTGACCCTCGACCGCGAGGTGCTGCCCGGCTGGGCGCAGTCCCACGGCAAGCCCACCGACCCCGCCGCGCTCGTCGACGACCCCGACCTGCGCGCCGAGATCGAGAAGGCCGTCGACGACGCCAACAAGGCGGTCTCGAAGGCCGAGTCGATCCGCAGGTTCGTGGTGCTGCCCGACGAGTGGACCGAGGAGGGCGGCCAGCTCACCCCGAGCCTGAAGCTCAAGCGCTCGGTGGTGATGCGCGAGCAGCGCGCCCGCGTCGAGGAGCTCTTCGCCGCTCCCCCCGCCTGA